The sequence TCGCGAAATAGAACGGTGGGTGCGGTCATCGGGGTTCTCCGGTGAAAGGGTCAGCGCGGCAAGTTGCGATATACCCGTTGCGCATACGCGGCGCGCTGAACGGGACGACTGGAGTTATAGGCACCAACGGCTTCCCACGAATTGCCGAGGCGCTGCATGTTTTGCGACAGGATCCACGCGCCGACATGGATGCTGGTGCAGGGATCGCGCAATTGCTGTTCGCTGATGCCGTAGCGGCTCAGCAGCGGAAACCAGCGGCTGTTGATCTGCATCAGGCCGAGGTCGTAGGAACCGTCGCGGTTGCGGTTGATGGCATCGGGATTCATGCTCGATTCGGTCCGGGCGATGGCTACCAGCATGGCCGGATTCACGGCGTAGCGCTGAGCGGCTTCTTGCCAGCACGCATGGGCGGGTGTCATGGCGAACCAGACGAGGGAGACCACAACGGGGATGACATCTATCCATCTGCAGAGCGTTGAGTACATATCGGGTTCAGGGTGGCGTAGTGGTGTTGTTCAGGTAGACAAAATGTCCCGATTCGCTACCTGGAACGGTACTGTCCGCATGGCACATCATCGTGATGTAATTGAAATCAACGATCAACGTGCCGGGTGGCTTGATAAGCGCGGGGCTGCCATCTGGCATGACTGTGGGCACATTGCACGGGCTTCCGACAGCGACTTGTTCGTACATGGACAGATTCGCTGTGCCAACGATGCCCATCACGCGGGCGTTTTGCTGGACAACCAGAGTGCCGTCCATGCGCAAGTCACCTTTCATGGTGAGATTGCCATTTGCCGGTGCGATGCCAGTAAGGGCCAAATTGCCACCCATGTTCAGACCACCTGCCAGCGTCTGGGTGCCTCCCACGGTCAAATTTCCTGGCATGGTCAGATTGCCATTTGCCGGGGCGGTCCCTGTCATGGCGACATTGCCTCCAACGGCAACGTTATTGACATTGTTCAGGTCGCCATTCTGGTCTAGTCCGAGCGGTACCCAATTGCCCAAGTTATCCCGCACGAAAGCGCGCCCCGTATCCAGCGTAGCGACCACGTCGCCCGGTGCAGCGATAGGCGGCAACAACGCGTAGCTGCCCACCGGTGCTTTCCAGCTGGACGGTTCAGTCCAGGTATTGCCAATACAGGTCAGCAGGTGGCCAATGCTATCCATGGCCAGTGCAAGGTCAGCTCCGCAACCGACAGTGCCGGCCACCTTGATGGCTGCACCTGTCATGCCGATGGGTGTGGACATCTGGTTCAACCCCGGCGACCCGGCCACATTTTTTCGATATAGAAAATCAGCCCCTGATTGACCCGAGCCATAGAACAGGGCCGTCGCCAGATTGCCATTGGTCGCCGCAGGGCGGCCCGGACAATTGGAGCCGATGAAATCACTCAGCCTGGGCGCTGGCGCCACCGCGGTTTCGTCCAGTAGCCAGCTACCGTAGGCGCCACGCGCGATTAGTCCGGATGCCGGCACATTCGGGGTGACGTAGGTAATAGCGCCACCGCCGGTGCCGGCGTTGGCCGCTACGTAGCCGATATCTGCGTCGGGAATTGCGACGCCGCCCTCGGTGACGAGCAGCACTTCGAGTTGTGTTGCGGTGTTCTTGCGGATCAGCATGCAGGGTGTTTGCTGGTAGATATTCTGCGCTGCAAAGCTGGGGGGCAAATAGCCCGAACCCTGCAGCGTGGCCAGTGGCACGGCCGCGGTGGTACCGACTGGATTGGGAGAAGCGAGCAGCGTGGAGTAATTGTCGTCGAGGTAGCGTGCTGCCGCACTGGCAAAGGTAGCCTGATGCTGGGCCGTTTGCTGGCCTTTGGCATCTTGCAGTGAGCTGTCCATGATGGTGGTCAGTCCGAGCAGCATGAACATGCCGATGGCCAGTGCAGCCATTAATTCGAGCAGTGAAAATCCGCGTTGCGGTTGTCGTTTCATGGTGTATCAGTCCCGATGGGCGAGCCAGATGGCGGCACCGTTGGTGATGCCAGCCGGTAGCGCCGGCAGCGGTACCTGGTCGGCGCTGGTTGCGCCGGGTGCCTCAATCCTGCCGGTTAAGGTGTTGGCGCGGCCTGCCAATACCGAACCCTGTGCCAACACGGCGATCCCTTTGATCAGGCCGGGTGGACTGATGCCGATCGAGTACACGGCGACTGTGCCGTCCGTAAGGACGGCATTGCTCCACTGGGGTGGGGTCAGTGCGGCATAACCGGCCGGAAAAACGGGTACCGCGACTTCGCCCGCGTAAGCGGAATTGGCATTGGCAAAATTGACTACCCCCGCGCGATAGCTCGCCATGTTGGCCGCAAACGACCTGACCCGCGCGGCATCCGCCACGCTGGCTAGCGCGATTTGCGAGGTGATCGATGCGTAACCGGTTAGCGACGCGATGATGGCGATGATGGCGATGATCCACATGGCGATACTCCTCTGGAGATGCGCCTAGTTTGAGGTCCACGTAATCGCATTGCCAGCTCCCCCAGCGACGGTACATTCCAGCGTCGCAGCAGCCGGTGTAGCCGGAAAAACAGTGATGCCACCGCCACCGCTGATGATGTTGGTCCAGCCTGACGATCCGCTGATCATGTTGATGCACGCGGCTTGTGGCACGGCCGTATATT comes from Actimicrobium sp. CCC2.4 and encodes:
- the pilV gene encoding shufflon system plasmid conjugative transfer pilus tip adhesin PilV, which encodes MKRQPQRGFSLLELMAALAIGMFMLLGLTTIMDSSLQDAKGQQTAQHQATFASAAARYLDDNYSTLLASPNPVGTTAAVPLATLQGSGYLPPSFAAQNIYQQTPCMLIRKNTATQLEVLLVTEGGVAIPDADIGYVAANAGTGGGAITYVTPNVPASGLIARGAYGSWLLDETAVAPAPRLSDFIGSNCPGRPAATNGNLATALFYGSGQSGADFLYRKNVAGSPGLNQMSTPIGMTGAAIKVAGTVGCGADLALAMDSIGHLLTCIGNTWTEPSSWKAPVGSYALLPPIAAPGDVVATLDTGRAFVRDNLGNWVPLGLDQNGDLNNVNNVAVGGNVAMTGTAPANGNLTMPGNLTVGGTQTLAGGLNMGGNLALTGIAPANGNLTMKGDLRMDGTLVVQQNARVMGIVGTANLSMYEQVAVGSPCNVPTVMPDGSPALIKPPGTLIVDFNYITMMCHADSTVPGSESGHFVYLNNTTTPP
- the pilM gene encoding type IV pilus biogenesis protein PilM → MWIIAIIAIIASLTGYASITSQIALASVADAARVRSFAANMASYRAGVVNFANANSAYAGEVAVPVFPAGYAALTPPQWSNAVLTDGTVAVYSIGISPPGLIKGIAVLAQGSVLAGRANTLTGRIEAPGATSADQVPLPALPAGITNGAAIWLAHRD
- a CDS encoding lytic transglycosylase domain-containing protein, encoding MTPAHACWQEAAQRYAVNPAMLVAIARTESSMNPDAINRNRDGSYDLGLMQINSRWFPLLSRYGISEQQLRDPCTSIHVGAWILSQNMQRLGNSWEAVGAYNSSRPVQRAAYAQRVYRNLPR